The Acidiferrobacter thiooxydans sequence GGTTCGCACCACGACATTCTCACATTAAAGGCCGCTCCGTGAAAGCTTCCGGAGAGGCGTCGGCAATAACGGGTTGGGCCCCGCCGGCCCTTACGATTGTCGCGCGGCACTCGCGCGCTTCAGGGCCTTGGGGAGCGAGAACACCACGGTCTCGGCGGGCCCCTCCTCTTCCTGCACCAGGCGCGCGCCCCATTCACCCAGGCGGCGAATGACCGCCTGCACGGCATGCTCCGGGGTAGATGCGCCGGCCGTGACCCCTACCGCCTTGCTTTGCGCAAACCACGCGTGCTCCAGGTCCGCCGCGCCATCGACGAGATAGGCAGGGACGCCCATGCCAAGCGCAAGCTCGCGCAGACGATTGGCGTTCGAGCTGTGCGCCGAACCCACGACCACCACGACATCGCAATGTCGTGCCAGCGCGCGCACCGCATCCTGACGGTTCTGGGTCGCATAGCAGATATCGTCGGTACGCGGACCGCAGGCCGACGGGAATCGATGGCGCAGCGCCCCTATGAGGCGCGCGGTGTCCTCGACAGACAAGGTCGTCTGGGTCACGTATGCAACATGCTCGGGATCCTTCACGGGCACCGAGTCAAGATCCCGTTCCGTCTGCACCAGATATACGCCATCGGCCACCTGCCCGAGCGTCCCTTCGACCTCCGGGTGCCCCGCATGCCCGATCAGCAGGCACTCGTAGCCCTCCCGGCGCCAGCGTATGACCTCCTTGTGGACCTTCGAGACCAGGGGACAGGTGGCGTCGAACACGGTCAACCCGCGCATGCGCGCCTCTTCGGAGATGGCGCGGGCGACACCATGGGCACTGAATACGACGCGCCCTCCCGGGGGCACCTCGGCGAGATCCTCGACGAACACCGCGCCCCGCGCACGCAGGGCTTCGACCACCGTCTTGTTGTGGACCACCTCGTGACGCACATACACAGGCGGCCCAAACTCCTCCAATGCACGCTCCACCGTCGCTATGGCGCGCTCGACACCCGCGCAGAAGCCGCGCGGGTTTGCGACATAAATCCTCATATCCGCCCCTCGGGCGCTCAACGGCCCCCGATCGCTACGATATCAACTTCGAATACCAAATCGTGGCCGGCGAGCGGATGAGTGAAATCGACCTCGACCCCGCCCTCCGTCACCGCCATCACCTGGCCCATGGCCTCGCGACCATCCGGGAGTGTAAAGCTAAACGCCATGCCCGGGATGAGATCAACGTCTGCCGGAAAGTCCGTGCGTGGCAGGATCTCGCGGGCACCCTCGTCCCGCTCCCCGTAGGCGTCGGCAGCGGCCACAAAGTACCGCCCGCGTTCGCCTACCGCCAACCCCAGAAGACAGCGATCGAGACCGGGGGGCAGATCCCCTCTCCCGATCACGACCTCCCATGGGGCCTCGCCGGGCGCCGTGCCCTCGACACACGTGCCATCGGCAAGCGACAACGTGAAGCGCAAGGCGACGCGCGCACCGGCCTGAATACGCTCCATCTCCGGCCTACCTCCTCTCCGGGGCCGTCGTCGCGCGCCGCGAAACCCACGCGTCTATGGCGAGCAGCACCGCGCCCACGGTGATCGCGCTATCGGCAAGATTGAACGTATACCAGTGCCAGGATCCGATATGAAAGTCGATGAAGTCTACGACCTCTCCCAGGCGTATGCGATCCGCGAGATTACCGGCGGCACCCCCCAGGACCAGCATCAGGGCCACCACGGTCAGCCGGTCGCGCCGCCCCCCGCGCACGAGAAAGATGAGGATACCGGCCACGATCGCCACCGCCACAGCAATAAACAAGACATTCTGCCAGCCACTTGCGTTACTCAGAAACCCGAACGCCGCCCCGCGGTTGTAGACCAACACCAGGTTCAGAAAGCTGGTCACATGCACGGATCCCCGCGACAGGTAGCGTACCGCCTCGGCCTTGCTCCATTGATCGAGCACAAACACCGCGACCGCGATCAGGAGATAGCCCAGCATCTAGGCGTACCTCCGTGCTCTTGGACTCCCGGCGAGCATGTCGTGGCAGCGCCCACAGAGCATCGGGTGATCCTGGAAGCCCCCGACCTCGGGCCTATGATGCCAGCAGCGCGCGCACTTGGCATGGGGCGAGGGTTGAACCACGATGCCAAGATCCGCGCGGGTGGTGGCGACCGCGGTCTCAGGGCGCAATGCCGCTGCATGCAAGCGGGCATCGGATGTGATGAAGAGATAGCGCAGCTCGTCTGTCAGTCCGGCAAGTCGGGCGTGCAGATCCGGCCCCGCATAAAGGTCGAGCTCGGCATCCAGCGACGACCCGACCGCCCCGCTTGCGCGCAGTCGCTCGAGCTCCGGTCCCACCGCCTGACGCAAATCGAGCAGCAAGGACCAGAACGCGAGATCCGCGGAGGCGTCACCGGAGGCTTCGATATCGTGCCAGGTATTCAGAAAGACGCTCGCGGCGCGCTTGCCGGGCATGTATCGCCACACCTCTTCGGCCGTGAAGCTCAAGATTGGCGCCATATGGCGCACCAAGACCTCGAGCATGTGCCACAAGACGGTCTGCGCCGAGCGCCGCTCACGGCTGGACGCGGGCGAGGTGTAGAGCCGATCTTTCAGGACGTCGAGATAGAAGGCACCAAGATCGACCACGCAAAACTGGTGCAACCGCTGATAGACGATATGGAACTGGAAGTCTTCATAGGCCTCGCGTAGCGATTGGTCGAGATCGGCGGTACGCGCCAGCGCCGCGCGGTCCAGCACCAGGAGGTCTGTGGGCGTGAGCGCATCGCAGTCGGGATCGAAACCGGCGAGGTTGGCGAGCAAGTAGCGCGCCGTGTTCCGCAAACGCCGGTAGGCCTCGGTGATACGCTTCAGGATCTCCGGCGACAGCGACATCTCGGCGCGGTAATCCGTGGCCGCGATCCATAGCCGCAAGACATCGGCCCCCAGGGTCTTTGTGATCTCCTGGGGCTCTATGCCGTTGCCGCGGGATTTCGCCATCTTTTGTCCCTGGGCATCGACCGTGAAGCCATGCGTCAGCACCGCCTTGTAGGGGGGCTTACCGGAATCCGCGACCGAGGTGAGGAGCGATGACTGAAACCAGCCACGATGCTGATCGGAGCCCTCCAGATAGAGGTCGGCGGGATGCGCCAAGTCCGGCCGCACGGCAAGCACACAGGCATGCGTCGAGCCGGAGTCGAACCACACATCCAGGACATCGCGCACCGCCTCGTAATCCGCAGCCTCGGCGCCGAGCCACGCCGAGACCGGGCGCTCGAACCAGCCGTCCACACCCTCGACCTCGATCACGCGCGCGACCTCCTCCAGGAACGCATCGGTGCGCGGATGGAGTTCGCCGGTCGCCTTGTGCAGGAAAAACGGGATAGGCACGCCCCACACGCGCTGGCGCGAGATGCACCAGTCGGGACGCCCGGCGACCATCTGCGCGATCCGCTGCTCCCCCCAGCCCGGCATCCAGCGCACCCGGCCGATGGCCGCCAGCGCGTCATCGCGCAGGTTTGCGGCATCAAGCGAGATGAACCACTGGGCGGTGGCCCGAAAGATGATCGGCGTCTTGTGGCGCCAGCAGTGCGGATAACTGTGCGTGATAGTGTCTACGGCCCACAGCGCGCCGCGCTCGCGCAACACATCGACCAGGCGCCGCGAGGCCTCGCCGACGTCAAGGCCCTCCACGAACGGTGTGCCGGGCAGGAATCGGCCATCCGCCCCGACCGGGCCCTCGACCGGCAGGACCTCACCGCTTACGCGCGCATAGGCACGCGCCGCCTGATAATCCTCTTCGCCATGAGCGGGTGCGATATGCACAAGCCCGGTGCCGGCCTCGGTGGTGACGTGCACGCCCTCGATCACAGGCAGCGAGCGGTCCACAAACGGGTGGCGTAGGCGTAATCCGCAAAGCGCCGCCCCGCGGACATCAAGCCCGGTCGGCGTATTCGGAAATCCATAGCGCGCCGCGACCGCGTCGGCCAATTCCTCGGCCACCAGCCAGTAGTCGCTGCCGGCCGACAGGATGCGGTAGACGATCTCGCCATGCACCGCCACCGCGCGGTTGGCCGGCAACGTCCAGGGGGTCGTCGTCCAGATCGG is a genomic window containing:
- the ispH gene encoding 4-hydroxy-3-methylbut-2-enyl diphosphate reductase, giving the protein MRIYVANPRGFCAGVERAIATVERALEEFGPPVYVRHEVVHNKTVVEALRARGAVFVEDLAEVPPGGRVVFSAHGVARAISEEARMRGLTVFDATCPLVSKVHKEVIRWRREGYECLLIGHAGHPEVEGTLGQVADGVYLVQTERDLDSVPVKDPEHVAYVTQTTLSVEDTARLIGALRHRFPSACGPRTDDICYATQNRQDAVRALARHCDVVVVVGSAHSSNANRLRELALGMGVPAYLVDGAADLEHAWFAQSKAVGVTAGASTPEHAVQAVIRRLGEWGARLVQEEEGPAETVVFSLPKALKRASAARQS
- a CDS encoding peptidylprolyl isomerase, with product MERIQAGARVALRFTLSLADGTCVEGTAPGEAPWEVVIGRGDLPPGLDRCLLGLAVGERGRYFVAAADAYGERDEGAREILPRTDFPADVDLIPGMAFSFTLPDGREAMGQVMAVTEGGVEVDFTHPLAGHDLVFEVDIVAIGGR
- the lspA gene encoding signal peptidase II, giving the protein MLGYLLIAVAVFVLDQWSKAEAVRYLSRGSVHVTSFLNLVLVYNRGAAFGFLSNASGWQNVLFIAVAVAIVAGILIFLVRGGRRDRLTVVALMLVLGGAAGNLADRIRLGEVVDFIDFHIGSWHWYTFNLADSAITVGAVLLAIDAWVSRRATTAPERR
- the ileS gene encoding isoleucine--tRNA ligase translates to MTADYKDTLNLPHTDFPMRGSLPAREPEQIKDWQALGLYEQLRAYHARHPRYVLHDGPPYANGAIHLGHAVNKVLKDIIVKAKGLAGFDAPYVPGWDCHGLPIELAVEKTVGRCGRDVDARTFRKACRDYAAKQVAEQKRDFIRLGVLGDFAHPYLTMDFGFEAGIVRELARIRARGHVYRSEKPVHWCVDCRSALAEAEVDYAEHRALAVDVPFAVIDTDDFWRRVGVPARAGAVHLPIWTTTPWTLPANRAVAVHGEIVYRILSAGSDYWLVAEELADAVAARYGFPNTPTGLDVRGAALCGLRLRHPFVDRSLPVIEGVHVTTEAGTGLVHIAPAHGEEDYQAARAYARVSGEVLPVEGPVGADGRFLPGTPFVEGLDVGEASRRLVDVLRERGALWAVDTITHSYPHCWRHKTPIIFRATAQWFISLDAANLRDDALAAIGRVRWMPGWGEQRIAQMVAGRPDWCISRQRVWGVPIPFFLHKATGELHPRTDAFLEEVARVIEVEGVDGWFERPVSAWLGAEAADYEAVRDVLDVWFDSGSTHACVLAVRPDLAHPADLYLEGSDQHRGWFQSSLLTSVADSGKPPYKAVLTHGFTVDAQGQKMAKSRGNGIEPQEITKTLGADVLRLWIAATDYRAEMSLSPEILKRITEAYRRLRNTARYLLANLAGFDPDCDALTPTDLLVLDRAALARTADLDQSLREAYEDFQFHIVYQRLHQFCVVDLGAFYLDVLKDRLYTSPASSRERRSAQTVLWHMLEVLVRHMAPILSFTAEEVWRYMPGKRAASVFLNTWHDIEASGDASADLAFWSLLLDLRQAVGPELERLRASGAVGSSLDAELDLYAGPDLHARLAGLTDELRYLFITSDARLHAAALRPETAVATTRADLGIVVQPSPHAKCARCWHHRPEVGGFQDHPMLCGRCHDMLAGSPRARRYA